GGGCTCTAGGGTTCGCTTCCGATTGTTGTTCTGCGTAAGGGAGTTGGGCGGGCGCGATTGGTTCGGTTTTGGGGAGGAGTGGGGACGAAAAATCGCCATTAAAAATGGTGCTGCGTACTCGTCTTACAAAAAGTAACCGCGTCCCGCCCAACAAAAGCTCCACCCGCAACACACCCCGGCTCCTCATCCTGGAGCGCCTCGGGTGCCCCGCACCCGACAGCGGCTCTCATCGGTCTCCCGGTCATGGCAACTTCCCCCGCATTCCCCCCATCCCTCTTCACCACGCCGAACGAGCCCTGGATCGAGCGTTAGAAGCCGACCGCGAAGGGGCGGCGGCTCCTGTTCCGGCGGGAGTCGGACCGCAGTAGAAGGAAGCGTCCCGACCCGGGAACCTCGCTATATCTTTAGGCAGAGGGAGCCGCCCCAAGCGGATCGGATTCTTGCGCTCGATCCCCCGGGCGGCCGCGTCCCCTCCAGGGCCCTTTTTTTCGTCCTTTTTTTGGGCCAGCAAAAAAAGGACCCCGCCGGGAGGGCATGGAGCAAGTGCGGGGCAAAGCCCCGCACGGCGGCTCTCTCCATCGCACGGGACCCGCACCACAGAAACGCACGCGGGCACGAGCGCAAAAGCAAACGCCCCCCCGCCTCGCCCCAACAAAAAAGCCGCCCATGGGGCGGCCTTCCCTATTTTCTCTAAAAGCCCGCCGCAGGCGACCTACTCAACCTCCATCCAGGCGGTGCCACACCGCGAACTCTCCAAACACGCCTCCATGAAACGCACCCCTCTGAGCCCATCCTCGCCGGACGGGAAATCCGGGGCCGCCCCGATGGCGATGGTGTCGCAAAACGATTTGTAGATATTGGCGAAAGCCAGCAGCCACCCCTCGGGATGCCCGGCCGGGGTATGCGAATAGGCCATGGCCCCGGGCAAGAGATCGGGGGTGCCCCGGGTGATAATCCGCACGGGCTCGTTCAGCGGCGTGTACCGCAGGTGGTCGGGGGCCTCCTGGAACCACTCCAGGCCCCCTTGGTCGCCGAACACGCGCAGCCTGAGCCCGTTGACCGCGCCCGTGGCCGCCTGGGAGTACCAGTAGACCCCGCGCGCACCAGTGTCGTATTCGGTCAGGACGACGCCGTTGTCGTCGAGCTCCCGGCCCTCCACCAGGGAATCGAGCCGGGCGGCCAGCCGGGTCAGGGTCAGGCCGGTGACGTGGGGCACGAGGTATTCGATGTGCGATCCCACGTCGCCAAGCGACAGGACGCCGCCGCTGCGTTCGGGATCGGCCCGCCAGGAGGCCTGGACATTGCCCGAGGCTTCGAGCAATTCAGCCAGCCACCCCTGGGGATACTCGCAGTTCACAAAGCGGATCTCGCCCACGTCGCCACGCGCGATCATCTCGCGCATCTGCCGGACCATGGGGTAGCCCGCATAGGTGTAGGTCACGGCCAGGACCAGCCGCCGCTCGCGGGCCAGGTCCACAAGCTCCTGGGCCTGGGCCGAGGTCTGGGTGAACGGCTTGTCGCACATGACGTTGATGCCGCTTTGCAGGCAGGCCCGGACATTGGGGAAGTGGGCCTCGTTGGAAGTGACCACCACGGCGAAGTCGATGTCCCCGGCTTCGAGCCGGGCCAGCTCCTCCGGCGTGGCATAGACCCGGTCCTCGTCCAGGCCGAGTTCCCGGCCCAGTTCGCGGCTCTTTTCCAGGTCGCGGGAAAAGCATCCGGCCACCAGCCGGGCCTGCCCGTTCAGGGCCAGGGCCCGCCGGTGCACACCGCCGACAAACGCACCGGGGCCGCCGCCGATCATGGCATACTTGAGCATGGCTACACCTCGTTTATTATTCGCCCTTTTAGCACCGAATTATATGAGCAATCTACTAATTATAACCAAGGCTATTGACGACATCTCGATATAGTAATATGAATAAACATGCTTTTAACGTCCCGATTCCCAATCTTCAAAAATTTACATTTTTAGAAAAAATCTAGATTTATTTTTTGCACAACCCATCGACTTATAAAGACATATTACCGTTGACATTTTATTCCATAATGCCTATTAATTTTTTAGCGACTAGGTAGGGACGCGATGCGCCCCGTGCGGGATCAATGATCCTGCCCTAGACGCTTTTTTTTTACCCAATTAAAATTGAGGCGGCCCATGTATATTTGCTACTTAGATGAATCGGGAACTCCAGAACAGTCTGGGAATACAGGCCATTTTGTTTATGCCGGAATAGCAATACCTGCCGAGACATGGCGAGCCAAAGATAAAGAAATATATGATATCAAAAAGAAGTATGGATTAGAAAAAACCGAAATTCATGCAGGGTGGATTAACAGGAAATATTTCGAGCAAATGAAAATCCCCAACTTCGATTTACTGGACTATGCTAACCGAAGACTAGAAGTCGGCAAAGAACGCCTGAATATCCTCAACAAGATGAGCTTAGCGAGGGCAAAAAAGAAAGAAATTATAAATAAAAAAAAGTACTTTGCAAAAACAGTTGATTATACTCATTTAACATTTAATGAGCGTCATCAATTCCTAACCGAAGTCCTTAACACCGTCTCTATGTGGGCTGACTCAAGAATTTTTTTCCATTCGATTAAGAAAGCCCACTATAAACCAACATCATCTCAACTTGGTGGTATATATGAAGATGCATTTCAACAACTGGTCTCAAGATTTCAAATGTTTCTTCTCAATAAAGGCGGTTCCGACGGAGAAAACCTACTAGGCACAATTGTCTCTGACAACAACGAAACCGTAAATAAAAAGCTCACGTCGCTGATGAGAAGGTTTCACAAAAATGGCACTTTTTGGAGAGACATTGACCATATAATCGAAACGCCTTTTTTCGTTGATAGCCAGCTGACATCTATGATTCAAATTGCAGATGTTATTTCTTATGGACTACGTCGATACTGGGACAACGGCGAGAACGATTTTTTTAGATTAATATTCTCACGCATTGATCGAGCTGGGCCAGCTTTGGTCGGAGGTAGGCACTTCACTCCTTGTGAAACGTGTTCTTGCGTGATTTGCAAAGCTCAAAGACGTTGCCGTCGGTAACCAATCTGCCACTGGCCTCGTGAAACGGCCTGTGCTATCCCTTCGGCCATGGGATTCTTCACCAATCTGCTGCCCGGACGGACGGCTCCCGCTCCAAACCGGCACCGAGGCGCTTCGGGCGAGGACGCGGCCGCGCGCTATCTGGAGTCCAGGGGATTCCGGGTGCTCGACCGCAACTGGCGCTTTCATCAATGGGAATTGGACCTGGTCTGCCGCGACCGGGACACGGTGGTTTTCGTGGAGGTCAAAACCCGGCGGGCCGGGGCCATGGCCGCACCGGGCGAAGCCCTGACGCGAAAGAAACAGGCCCGGCTGATCAAGGCGGCCAGCCACTACCTGACCGAGCACGACCTTTGGGACGAGCCGTGCCGCTTCGACCTGGCCTCGGTCACGGACACGGGCGCGTCCCTGGACGTGGAACTTGAGGAAAACGTCTTTCAACTGGACGGGCAGAGAGCATGAGCGATACCGGCACCCTGTATGTCGTGGCCACCCCCCTGGGCAACGCGGACGACCTGTCGCCAAGGGCGCGGAACGTCCTCATGGACGCGGACGTGGTCCTGGCCGAGGACACCCGGCGGGCCGGGCTGCTGTTCCAGCGGCTGGGACTGCCTCGCCACGGCAGGCTGATTTCCTTTTTCGAACACAACGAGGACAAGAAGCTGCCCAAGGTCCTGGACCAGTTGGCCGGGGGCCTAAACGTGGCGCTCATCTCGGATGCGGGCACCCCGCTGCT
This region of Desulfovibrio sp. Huiquan2017 genomic DNA includes:
- a CDS encoding DUF3800 domain-containing protein codes for the protein MYICYLDESGTPEQSGNTGHFVYAGIAIPAETWRAKDKEIYDIKKKYGLEKTEIHAGWINRKYFEQMKIPNFDLLDYANRRLEVGKERLNILNKMSLARAKKKEIINKKKYFAKTVDYTHLTFNERHQFLTEVLNTVSMWADSRIFFHSIKKAHYKPTSSQLGGIYEDAFQQLVSRFQMFLLNKGGSDGENLLGTIVSDNNETVNKKLTSLMRRFHKNGTFWRDIDHIIETPFFVDSQLTSMIQIADVISYGLRRYWDNGENDFFRLIFSRIDRAGPALVGGRHFTPCETCSCVICKAQRRCRR
- a CDS encoding Gfo/Idh/MocA family oxidoreductase yields the protein MLKYAMIGGGPGAFVGGVHRRALALNGQARLVAGCFSRDLEKSRELGRELGLDEDRVYATPEELARLEAGDIDFAVVVTSNEAHFPNVRACLQSGINVMCDKPFTQTSAQAQELVDLARERRLVLAVTYTYAGYPMVRQMREMIARGDVGEIRFVNCEYPQGWLAELLEASGNVQASWRADPERSGGVLSLGDVGSHIEYLVPHVTGLTLTRLAARLDSLVEGRELDDNGVVLTEYDTGARGVYWYSQAATGAVNGLRLRVFGDQGGLEWFQEAPDHLRYTPLNEPVRIITRGTPDLLPGAMAYSHTPAGHPEGWLLAFANIYKSFCDTIAIGAAPDFPSGEDGLRGVRFMEACLESSRCGTAWMEVE
- a CDS encoding YraN family protein, which codes for MGFFTNLLPGRTAPAPNRHRGASGEDAAARYLESRGFRVLDRNWRFHQWELDLVCRDRDTVVFVEVKTRRAGAMAAPGEALTRKKQARLIKAASHYLTEHDLWDEPCRFDLASVTDTGASLDVELEENVFQLDGQRA